A region from the Benincasa hispida cultivar B227 chromosome 8, ASM972705v1, whole genome shotgun sequence genome encodes:
- the LOC120082989 gene encoding ATP-dependent Clp protease ATP-binding subunit ClpA homolog CD4B, chloroplastic-like, whose protein sequence is MARILVQPTNILGLVGGSKSSPSRGSSNVKRVVKMMSSVHSPGLRMRSFSGLRGFNSLDNMLRTGQDFHSKMAITISSRRRKASRCVPRAMFERFTEKAIRVIMLAQEETRRLGHDFVGTEQILLGLIGEGTGIAAKVLKSMGINLKDARVEVEKIIGRGGGFVGVEIPFTSLAKRLLEHSLEEARQLGHNYIGSEHLLLGLLREGEGVAARVLENLGADPTNIRTQVIRMVGESTEAVGAGVGGGTSGNKMPTLEEYGTNLTKLAEEGKLDPVVGRQQQIERVTQILGRRTKNNPCLIGEPGVGKSAIAEGLAQRIANGDVPETIEGKKVITLDMGLLVAGTKYRGEFEERLKKLMEEIKQSDEIILFIDEVHTLIGAGAAEGAIDAANILKPALARGELQCIGATTLDEYRKHIEKDPALERRFQPVRVPEPSVDETIQILRGLRERYEIHHKLRYTDEALEAAAQLSYQYISDRFLPDKAIDLIDEAGSRVRLRHAQLPEEAKEVEKELRQITKEKNDAVRSQDFEKAGELRDREMELKVKISALIDKGKEMSKAEREAGDVGPVVTEVDIQHIVSSWTGIPVEKVSTDESDRLLKMEETLHKRVIGQDEAVKAISRAIRRARVGLKNPNRPIASFIFSGPTGVGKSELAKALAAYYFGSEEAMIRLDMSEFMERHTVSKLIGSPPGYVGYTEGGQLTEAVRRRPYTVVLFDEIEKAHPDVFNMMLQILEDGRLTDSKGRTVDFKNTLLIMTSNVGSSVIEKGGRRIGFDLDYDEKDSSYNRIKSLVTEELKQYFRPEFLNRLDEMIVFRQLTKLEVKEIADIMLKEVFDRLKVKEIDLQVTERFRDRVVEEGYDPSYGARPLRRAIMRLLEDSMAEKMLAREIKEGNLVIVDADSDGNVTVLNGGAATESLADAIPV, encoded by the exons ATGGCTAGAATTTTGGTTCAACCGACAAATATTCTTGGTCTTGTTGGTGGAAGTAAGAGTTCCCCTTCAAGAGGATCAAGTAATGTAAAACGGGTTGTTAAAATGATGTCTAGTGTACATTCACCTGGTTTGAGGATGAGAAGCTTTTCTGGACTTAGAGGGTTTAATTCTTTGGATAATATGTTGAGAACTGGACAAGATTTTCATTCGAAGATGGCAATTACAATCTCTTCTAGGCGAAGGAAGGCTAGCAGGTGTGTTCCAAGAGCAATGTTTGAGCGATTTACTGAAAAAGCGATTAGAGTAATTATGCTTGCTCAGGAGGAAACGAGACGGCTTGGTCATGATTTTGTTGGCACAGAACAGATCCTTTTGGGTCTTATTGGGGAAGGCACTGGTATTGCTGCTAAGGTTCTTAAATCTATGGGAATTAATCTTAAAGATGCTCGTGTGGAAGTGGAGAAGATAATTGGTCGGGGTGGTGGGTTTGTTGGTGTAGAAATCCCATTCACTTCTCTTGCAAAGCGTCTTTTGGAACACTCTCTTGAGGAAGCTCGCCAACTCG GCCACAATTATATTGGGTCAGAGCACTTGCTTCTGGGACTACTTCGTGAAGGGGAGGGTGTTGCAGCTCGTGTTCTTGAAAATTTAGGTGCTGATCCCACTAACATACGGACTCAG GTTATTCGGATGGTGGGTGAGAGCACAGAGGCTGTTGGTGCTGGTGTTGGAGGAGGGACCAGTGGGAACAAGATGCCAACCCTGGAAGAGTATGGGACAAACTTAACTAAGCTGGCAGAAGAG GGTAAACTAGATCCTGTTGTTGGTAGGCAGCAGCAAATAGAACGTGTAACCCAAATTCTTGGTCGGAGAACAAAGAATAACCCTTGCCTCATTGGTGAACCTGGTGTTGGAAAATCGGCCATTGCTGAAGGTCTGGCTCAAAGGATTGCTAATGGGGATGTTCCTGAAACGATAGAAGGGAAGAAG GTTATAACCTTGGATATGGGCCTTCTTGTAGCTGGCACGAAATATCGTGGGGAGTTTgaagaaagattaaaaaaactgATGGAGGAAATAAAACAAAGTGATGAGattattctttttattgatGAGGTGCACACATTAATTGGAGCAGGGGCTGCAGAAGGAGCTATTGATGCAGCAAACATATTAAAACCCGCCCTTGCAAGGGGCGAACTGCAG TGCATTGGAGCTACAACCTTGGACGAATACAGAAAACACATTGAGAAAGACCCAGCCTTAGAACGACGATTTCAGCCAGTCAGAGTGCCAGAACCATCTGTGGATGAAACCATACAGATTTTGAGAGGCCTCAGGGAACGGTATGAAATCCACCACAAACTTCGTTACACAGATGAAGCATTAGAAGCTGCCGCACAGCTGTCATACCAGTACATAAG TGATCGATTCTTGCCTGATAAGGCAATCGACTTGATTGATGAAGCAGGTTCCCGAGTTCGCCTCCGTCATGCTCAG TTACCTGAGGAAGCTAAGGAGGTTGAAAAAGAGCTCAGGCAGATCACGAAGGAGAAGAATGACGCTGTTCGGAGTCAAGATTTTGAGAAG GCTGGAGAATTGCGTGATAGAGAAATGGAACTTAAGGTTAAGATATCAGCTCTAATAGATAAGGGTAAGGAGATGAGCAAGGCAGAAAGAGAGGCAGGGGATGTAGGCCCTGTTGTGACTGAAGTTGATATTCAGCATATTGTCTCCTCCTGGACCGGCATTCCGGTCGAGAAAGTATCCACTGATGAATCTGACCGCCTGCTCAAAATGGAAGAGACCCTCCATAAGAGGGTCATTGGTCAAGATGAAGCAGTTAAAGCCATCAGCCGTGCCATACGCCGAGCTCGTGTTGGACTCAAGAATCCCAATCGTCCCATTGCAAGCTTTATATTTTCTGGTCCAACTGGTGTGGGTAAATCTGAGTTAGCAAAAGCATTGGCCGCTTACTATTTTGGCTCCGAAGAAGCAATGATTCGCCTTGATATGAGTGAATTTATGGAAAGACATACTGTTTCCAAGCTCATTGGTTCACCCCCTGGTTATGTTGGTTACACAGAGGGGGGTCAATTAACTGAGGCCGTTCGTCGTCGTCCATACACAGTGGTTCTCTTTGATGAGATTGAAAAAGCTCATCCTGATGTGTTCAACATGATGCTTCAAATTCTAGAGGATGGAAGGTTGACAGATAGCAAGGGCAGAACAGTGGACTTCAAGAATACACTTTTGATAATGACATCGAACGTGGGAAGCAGTGTAATAGAGAAGGGAGGTCGGAGAATAGGGTTCGACCTTGATTATGACGAGAAGGACAGTAGTTATAACCGTATCAAGAGCTTGGTGACGGAGGAACTGAAACAATACTTCAGGCCTGAGTTTTTGAACAGGTTGGATGAGATGATCGTGTTCCGTCAACTCACAAAACTGGAGGTGAAGGAGATTGCGGATATAATGCTGAAGGAAGTATTTGATAGACTAAAAGTAAAAGAAATTGATCTTCAAGTTACAGAAAGATTTAGAGATAGGGTAGTTGAGGAAGGATACGACCCAAGCTATGGTGCAAGACCATTGAGAAGGGCAATCATGAGACTTCTGGAGGACAGCATGGCTGAGAAGATGCTGGCAAGAGAGATCAAGGAGGGTAACTTGGTAATTGTGGATGCCGATTCCGATGGAAACGTGACGGTGCTCAATGGCGGAGCTGCTACTGAGTCTTTGGCAGATGCTATTCCTGTGTAA
- the LOC120082668 gene encoding phenolic glucoside malonyltransferase 1-like, which produces MKIIEVCKVSPSLEESTTAPKSLPLTFFDILWIRFPPTQCLFFYKLSSTGISFVDAVLPNLKSSLALALRYYLPLAGNLVWPQHYAIPTIEFVDGDGVLLTVAEAEIDADFERLSGHGFREVEEYHPLVPKLDVSHDHAAGIALQVTVFGNKGFSIGISNHHAVLDGKTSTSFLKLWARLCHLHVNGGSPIPPIDFMPFYDRSLIDDSRGLAGNFSNAWLNDEGPNNRSLKLKLPKTTPPPGLIRYTLEFSHQNLQKVRQWVMKKRQKENENSHISSFALAYAYLCVCTAKLDGLRDGKLAFGFGADARSRLKPSLPSNYFGNCLSGRACAIERKDLLSEKGILLAIQAISEAVKSLGEETLDGIEHFCPFLIASFNDDSPEKVLSISGSPKFEVYSADFGWGKPKKMEWVSVESSTEISLTDRGNGDGGIEIGLVKEKHEMERLVDLFVKGLRSDFESPDSET; this is translated from the exons ATGAAGATAATTGAGGTGTGTAAGGTAAGTCCTTCACTAGAAGAATCAACAACTGCTCCCAAGTCTCTTCCTCTCACTTTCTTTGACATCTTATGGATTAGATTCCCTCCAACACAATGTCTTTTCTTCTACAAATTATCGTCCACCGGGATCTCGTTTGTCGACGCCGTTCTTCCAAATCTTAAAtcttctctcgctctcgctcttcgCTACTATCTTCCTCTTGCTGGCAACCTCGTTTGGCCCCAACATTATGCGATACCGACCATCGAGTTTGTTGACGGCGACGGTGTGTTGCTCACCGTGGCTGAGGCCGAGATTGACGCTGATTTCGAACGTCTTTCGGGACACGGGTTTCGTGAAGTTGAAGAATATCATCCTCTTGTCCCAAAGTTGGATGTGTCCCATGATCATGCTGCAGGGATTGCTCTCCAAGTCACTGTGTTTGGAAATAAAGGGTTTTCGATTGGCATATCAAACCACCATGCGGTTCTAGATGGAAAAACTTCAACTTCATTTCTCAAGTTATGGGCTCGTCTTTGCCATCTTCATGTCAATGGAGGATCCCCCATTCCGCCAATCGACTTCATGCCGTTCTACGATAG GTCGCTTATCGACGATTCAAGAGGTCTCGCCGGGAATTTTTCAAACGCATGGCTAAATGACGAAGGACCCAACAATAGAAGCTTGAAGCTTAAGTTACCCAAAACTACTCCACCACCTGGTTTAATTCGATACACACTCGAATTTTCGCATCAAAACTTACAAAAGGTAAGGCAATGGGTTATGAAGAAGAggcaaaaggaaaatgaaaattcCCACATATCTTCCTTTGCGTTGGCATATGCTTATCTTTGTGTATGCACAGCCAAGTTAGACGGTTTAAGAGATGGAAAATTAGCCTTTGGATTTGGTGCTGATGCTAGATCTCGTTTAAAAccttcattgccttctaatTATTTTGGTAATTGTTTGTCTGGTCGTGCTTGTGCTATTGAAAGAAAGGACCTCTTGAGTGAAAAAGGAATACTTTTGGCTATTCAGGCCATTTCAGAGGCTGTTAAAAGTTTGGGAGAAGAAACTTTAGATGGGATAGAACATTTTTGCCCCTTCTTGATTGCTTCATTCAATGATGATTCTCCTGAAAAAGTTCTTTCGATTTCTGGGTCGCCGAAGTTTGAAGTTTATAGTGCAGATTTTGGTTGGGGAAAGCCAAAGAAAATGGAATGGGTTTCTGTTGAATCATCAACAGAAATTTCTTTAACAGATAGGGGAAATGGTGATGGTGGGATAGAGATTGGATTGGTAAAGGAGAAACATGAAATGGAACGTTTGGTTGATCTGTTTGTTAAAGGTCTTCGATCGGATTTCGAATCACCTGACTCGGAGACTTAA